A window of Dehalogenimonas sp. WBC-2 genomic DNA:
CGTCACTGGCTTCGGCAGAGCCGAAGCTCAAGGTTTCAGACCTGAAGTACCGCCGGGTGCTCCTCAAACTATCCGGTGAGGCCTTTGCCGGTGAATCGCACGGCATTATTGACATCCCTGCCGTACGCGCCATCGTCCTTCAGATCAAGAACCTCTTCCTCATGGGTGTAGAGATAGCCATTGTTGTCGGCGCCGGCAATATCTGGCGCGGCGCCACAGTAGCCAAAGACGGGATTGACCGTGTTACTGCCGATTACGCCGGTATGCTGGCTACCGTCATTAACGCACTTGCTTTACAGGACATGCTGGAAAAAGAAGGTGTCCAGACGCGAACCCAATCAGCCATCACCGTTCAGCAAGTCGCCGAACCTTTTATCCGCCGCCGCGCTATCCGCCACCTGGAAAAAGGGCGGGTAGTCATTTTTGCTGGCGGCACCGGTAATCCCTATATGACCACCGACACCGCCGCAGCACTGCGCGCCATTGAGATTGAGGCCGGGGTGCTCCTTATGGCTAAAAACCGGGTTGATGGCGTCTATTCTGCCGATCCCCTCAAGCACAAGGATGCGGTGAAGTATGACCGCATGACCCACCTGGACGCGCTGAACAAACGGCTCAAGGTCATGGATGCCACTGCCCTGTCGCTATGCCTTGAAAACAAATTGCCTATTATCGTCTTTGATATGACCACTCCCGGTAATCTGGAGCGCGCCGTCACCGGGGCATCGGTCGGCACATTAATATCGAGTGAAAGTTGATTATGACTGTAACTGAGATCATGCAACAGGCTGAAAAAAAGATGACTGTCTCAATAGAGGTATTGCACCGTGAACTGAGTGCCATTCGCACCGGCCGCGCCTCCACTGCCATCATTGAGCACGTCCGAGTGGACTATGCTGGCACCCCCACCCCAATTCACCACATGGCTAACGTCTCGGTACCGGATGCCCGACTGTTGCTCATTCAACCCTGGGATCGTTCCATGATGGGGCAGATAGAAAAAGCCCTTATGAAGTCTGATCTCGGCCTAACCCCTTCAAATGACGGTCAGGTTATCCGGCTGTCCATTCCGCCCCTGTCCCAGGAACGCCGGGTCGAGTTGACTAAAATGGTGCACAAACGCGTAGAAGAGGACAAGATCGCTATCCGCAACCTGCGCCGGGACGCCCAAGAACATATTAAAAAACTGGAAAAAGATAAGGAACTCTCGCAGGATGAGAGTAAACGCGCTCAGGACCAGTTGCAAAAACTCACCGACTCCTACACCCAGAAAGCTGAAATGTTAGGCAAGGACAAGGAACAGGAACTTCTAAGCGGTTAGAACACATTAGTGCAGTACCAGGAGAGGCGTCTGAGACGCCTCTTTTTCATGTTGATGGATAGCAACGGTCAGACCATCGCGTTTCCGGGGCTACAATTCGATAAATATATCACTTAATTTGCGCTAAATTCAGCAGAATCCGCTAGCTGCCAATCTCCATAATTCCTTCACATTTTTTATTTATAATACGGAATGTTATCTTTCATTTGTTACCGGATGTCCTTAGGGATATTATTTAAGAAGCAGATATTAATCCCAGACCCATAAGGAGATACTACCACTATGAAAACATGGCTGTTATCGGTAATCTTAGCCCTTTTACTGGTCGGCACCGCTGTCAACGGAGGTTTGCTCTTGCAGACCAACGCCGACCTCAACAACACCGCCACTGATCTATCGGCTTTGGAAAACGCCAATACTGCCTTACAGGCTACTTTTGACCAACAACAGGCTCAGACAGCCGCCCTGCAGACCAGCATAATAGCCCTGCAGGCAGCCGTTTCAGAACCAGGATCCGCGTCAGTTGGGACAGATTTCACAAAACTGGTACAGAAAATAGAGCCTTCCGTAGTTTACATTGAGGTGTCTGACCGTTTCGGCCCCGCGGGTTCTGGTTCCGGCACCATCATCCGCAGCGATGGTTTTATCCTGACTAATCAGCATGTAATTGACGGGGCAACGGCAATCACTGTGAGACTCATGACCGGTGAAACGTTCAGCGCCACTGTGGTTGTCAGCAGTGCTGATCTTGACCTGGCGATTCTGAAACCAACTTCTTCTAAAACCAATCTGCCGGCTGTCACCATCGGTTCCTCTGCCGCCGTGGTTGTCGGCGGGGAGATAATAACTTGTGGCTTTCCACTTGGGGATGAACTGCCGGGGCCAGCCACATTTAACACCGGTATCGTTTCAGCTATCAGGAATATGATTTCACAAAACACTCTTAATCCCAGCATAAAATTAGACTATATCCAGATGGATGCTGATATTAACCCGGGCAATAGTGGCGGCGGCATGTTCAACCAGAAGGGAGAACTGATCGGTGTGCCAGCTTATGGCTATGACCCGGGCATCAATTTCGCCATCCCTATCGACGCCGCCCTGAATTTGATCCAGAGCGCCTACGCCAAATAACCGGAGTGATTGAGAACATTATATGAAAAATTCGATTGCTATCGTTTTGGTAGCTCTAATCATACTGGCTAATGGTGCCGTTGCCGCCCTGCGCGTTGACGCCGTCAACGGTGTGGACGACCAGCAGACCAGCATAACCGCTTTGGAATCAGCCAATAGCTCTCTGCAAAACGCTATTGCCGCTTTGCAGACGGAACAGAATCAAGCCGCCCTGGACGTAGCCGCTTTGGAAGCTCTAATCAATGAAGGTTCCTCCGGTGCCGTTACCACTGTCCCCAAATACGGCGCATTGATCGCACAGATTGATCCGGTCGTGGTCAAGTTCACCGCCACTGGCGGTTTAAGAGGTTTCGGTTCTGGCGTTATTGTCACGTCAAATGGTTATGTGCTCACCGTCCTGCACTCAGTCACTGGCGCACGTAACATCAAAGTTACTCTTAATACTGGCGAACAGTTTGACGCAACTATCTTTGCCACCTCCGATGTTGCGACAAATCTGGCTCTGCTTAAAATCAATACCACTCGCACCGACCTGCCCTTTGTTAACCTGGGTTCAATGGCGGATCTTTCAACCGGTCAGACTGTGATGGCTGCCGGGTATCCTCAGAGCGCTGACCTTCCCGGCCCCGCCACTTTCACCATAGGCATCGTTTCCGCCTTGCGTACCGCTACAGATTTTAATTACATCCAAAGTGATGCTCCTATCGCCCCCGGCAGCGGCGGCGGCGGTCTGTTTACCTTGGATGGCAAAGTAGTCGGTATTGCTGCCAACGCAGAACCGGACACAAACGGTATCTTTGAATTTATCCCCATTGATCTGGCCGCCAGTCTGCTTGAAAACGCCACTTGAAACATACCACAAACAAAAAATCAGACTCGAGGCTGTTTGACAGCCTCGAGTCTGATTTAAATATTGACTAATCCCGGATCATGCCTTACGCATATAAGTCCGCACCGTAATAGGGACAAATACTGCCAGCACCACCAGCGCTCCCAGTATCGAGAGCCCGAAATCATGACTGATAACACCCTGGTTGACAATTTCCCGAACGGCGGTGATCAGGTGGGAAACGGGGTTCACATTGACAAACCATCGGAGAAAGCCGGGCAGAGTATCCACCGGCACGAAGGCGTTGGACAAAAAGGTCAGCGGGAACATCACCAGTAGAGAAATGCCCTGCACCGCTGCGGCATTACGGGAGATAACGCCCAGGAAGGCGAATATCCAGCTGATGCACCAGGCAAAGGCGATGACAAACACGCTGGCCCCCAGCACACTGCCGAAACCGGCTTCTGGCCGGAAGCCAATCAGATAACCCATGGCGAAGGTCAGCACCGTTACGATAGCATAGCGGATCATATCCGCCACCAGCGGCCCAGCCAGCGGCGCAATGCGCGCGATCGGTAGCGACTTGAAACGGTCGAATACGCCCTTGTCCATATCCTCGCGAAGTTGCACCCCGGTGGCCACAGAACCGGTCAGTATGCCCTGCGCCAGGATACCGGGGATAATGATCGGCAGATAAGCATGCACATTACCGGCAACCGCCCCACCGAAGAGGTAGGTAAACATCAGGGTGAACAGGATCGGCTGAAAGATAACGTCGGCCAGCTGTTCCGGCGAATGGCGGACTTTCAGCAATCCCCGGTAAGCCATGGTCAGCACGTTGCTGAGCGCTTGCATAAAACCGCTATGGTTACTGTACCGGCGCTCAGATCCCGGAACGATAGGAGTCTTTATAGGGATTTGGTGTTCGATAATATTAGTGGCCATTGTTGCTTCCTTCCGATTTCTGTGCGTCTGTGGTACTGGTATGGCCGGTGATAGCCAGGAAAACCTCGTCAAGCGTCGGCGTCTTGACGCTCACCTCAGCAAGATGGATATCGGCATTCCGCAAGGCGAACAGCACATCGGTTATGCGGTCGGGGTTCGACATCGGCGCAGTTATGAGTCCTTGGACTGAAAGATAACTCTCCACGTCAAGGACTGTGCTGATGATGCTCCTGGCCTCCAAGTCTTTACCTTTATCGCTGAGTTTTAATTCCAGCGACGCGAGACCGACCGAAGCCTTGAGTTCCCGGGGCGTACCTTCAGCAATGACCTGGCCGCGGTCTATTACCGCTATCCTGTCTGCCAATTGATCGGCCTCATCAAGATACTGTGTCGTTAATAGCACCGTTGAACCATTGGCCACCAGTTGGCGGATAGTGCTCCACATCTGGTTGCGCGTCCGCGGGTCCAGTCCGGTTGTTGGTTCGTCCAGAAAGATAAGAGGCGGCTGAGAGATCAGACTGGCCGCCAGATCAAGTTTACGGCGCATACCGCCGGAATACTTGGATAACGGCCGGTTGGCCGCTTCGGTAAGACCGAACTCTTCCAGCAGCTCAGCGGCCTTTTTACGGGCCTCTTTACCACTCAAACCGAGCAGCCGTGAAAAAACGACCAGATTCTCTGTTGCCGACAGCGCCTCGTCGACTGATGCGTACTGACCGGTTACCCCGATCAATTGACGTACAATATGCGCTTCCTTTTGCACGTCGTGACCAAATATTGTTGCTGAACCGGCATCGGGTTTCAACAATGTCGCCAGCATCCTGATGGTAGTCGTCTTCCCTGCGCCGTTAGGTCCCAGCACCCCGTAGATGCTGCCGGTAGGTACCCTTAAATCAATACCGTCGACAGCGCGGTTGTCGCCGAAGATTTTTACTAATCCTTGGGCTTCGATTGCCAAACTCGGGTTATTATCCTGCCCTGCCATGCTTCTCCTTCTATACTCAATTATTTGCAGTTATTGTAAGCCTTTTTATTGATATTGTCAATAGTTATTTTAATTATATTGATTTATTGGCGGTATGGCATAAATTAACTCTAAATTTGTTCCAGCTCTTTAAGCGTTTTAGACAGGATCTCGTTGACCCGGGCGATCTTGGTCGGGTCCTTGCGTGAGGCTATCCGCCCTATCACATGGTGCAGTTCATGGAATGAACTCATCGCTTCACGGAAATCGTGCAGGTGCTCCTTGTCCGCGGAACCCCACCAACCCCGTAGCCGCTCACCGATTTTTTCAATAGTCTCTTTCTGCTCTTCGAGGAATTTCCGGCCGGTATCGGTAATGGTGTAAACCTTTTTGCCATCCTCGGCATTTGAGGTGACGTACCCCATATCCTCCAGCAACTGGAGCACAGGGTAAACACTTCCAGCACTGGGCGAGTACAGGCCGTGAAAACGGTCTTCCAACTCCGTTGTGAGTTCGTAGCCGTGAGATGACTTGTCCTTCAACAGTTCCAGGATGACGTATTTCATATCCCCTTTCTTGAATAATCGCGTACGCCTTTCAAAAGGATTACCGTGCCTTTCGAAACCAGCATCTAATCCACCGAAACGTGGGTCAAACATAGTGGACCTCCATAACAATTTATTACGATATATTGTAATGCAATACAATACTATTGTCAACAGTCGTATCAAATGATGTTCGCGGAGAACTGCCCTCTTCAAATACTCGGAAAAGCCCGAAGAGGCTTATACAATAAGCCCGGTCACTTCACTCACTATACTGGTCGAAAGAATAATGAGTTTGTTGAAGCTTTCCCCATTACCATCTTGTCAAAATTCGGTTTAAAATGAATCAAGAGGTCAGGAGGATTTAATATGGCTGATAACACCCGGCTTTACGGCACCACATGGTGCCCCCACACCCGCCGTTCTCGGGCAATCATGGACCGCCAGAAGGTCGTATATACCTGGTTCGACATCGAAGAGGACAGAGAGGCCTGCGCCTTCGTGGAACAGGTTAACAGGGGGGACCGTAGCGTACCCACCATCGTCTTTCCTGACGGCACAGTCTTAGTAGAACCTGATGATAACGCATTAGTTGAAAAATGCCAGGGATTGAGGCCTTAAAGCTAATCGGAGAGTATCATAAGAATAATTGCCACGCAACCACATTCAGAATAAGTTAAAGGCCTTCATGGGAGCGTATTGCCTGCCTGATTTCCCTGTATTACCACAAGTCACTGCGAATCTATGACGAAGCGATCCCTGTATCCCCACGCTCCACCCTGCTTAAGCTGGACCAGAAGTAAGTGAACGGAGTCAAAGAACCTTCTTTTTCCCATTAGCCCCGGCTAAACGTCCGCGCCGGCCGGTTTACCGCCCTCAACCCCCGTCACCGGCTTGCTTTTCTCAGTTTCTTTTGAGTCGCTTTTCACTTCCGCCGGTTTCTCCGCCGCCTCTTTTTCTTTTTTGCGGTGTTCTATCTCGGGATCCACTTCCGTCCTGCTGTCGGTCACGTAGAACCCCGGACCCTTAAACACCAGATGCGGTGCGTGGTACACCCTTTGACCCTTGTCGCCACATTTTGGGCAATTATTACCACCCGTCTCAGAAAACTTGCGCGTCACTTCAAATCGTGACTTACAATTTAAACAATCATATTCGTAGGTCGGCATGCACATTTCTCCCTTTGTTTAACAATGTTCTCGTCAATTACAATCTATAATGAAATACGAACTATCAGCCTAACACCGCCACAACCTCAATCTCCACCAGGGCATTCTTAGCCAGCCCTGAAATCTCCACGGTGCTTCTGGCTGGCGGCTTAACCGGAAAATACTCGGCATAGACCTCGTTCATGGCAACAAATCCGGACAGGTCGGTAATAAACACCGTGGCTTTGACTACATCTGCCATGGTCCCACCCGCGGCTTCAACGACGGCCTTCAGATTATCAAGTACCTGCCTGGTCTGAACGCCGATGTCTCCGCTGACCTCACCGGTGGCCGGGTTAATCGGCAGTTGCCCGGAAGTAAATAGCATGCTTCCTGCTTTAACTGCTTGGGAGTATGGACCGATAGCTTTTGGAGCCAGTTCGGTGTGGATGACCTCTTTTACCAAATTACAACCCTCATCTAATATATAAACGATTTGATTTTATCCGACATGGGCACTTTTCGCAATTCACGTTGTGTTCCTACCGGTACCTGCCAGTCCATCATCCACTCTGAAACACTTGCATCAAGGTACAATGATCCAAATATTGCGATGTCTTAAGATTTATGAAAATGCAATATCACATTGCAGCCAGTGAATTGAAAATGCTCAAGCGGGAAGCTGAAACCTTAATGACCTATGATTTACTTGAACCTGAGAAGAGTGTGGACATCTGTTAATCCATTTGGATAAATGTTAGGAACTTCAAACTCACTCCGGTGTCAATTTCATATTTATCCTTAG
This region includes:
- a CDS encoding uridylate kinase — translated: MIDSEGPSETASSETVLSSLASAEPKLKVSDLKYRRVLLKLSGEAFAGESHGIIDIPAVRAIVLQIKNLFLMGVEIAIVVGAGNIWRGATVAKDGIDRVTADYAGMLATVINALALQDMLEKEGVQTRTQSAITVQQVAEPFIRRRAIRHLEKGRVVIFAGGTGNPYMTTDTAAALRAIEIEAGVLLMAKNRVDGVYSADPLKHKDAVKYDRMTHLDALNKRLKVMDATALSLCLENKLPIIVFDMTTPGNLERAVTGASVGTLISSES
- a CDS encoding ribosome recycling factor is translated as MTVTEIMQQAEKKMTVSIEVLHRELSAIRTGRASTAIIEHVRVDYAGTPTPIHHMANVSVPDARLLLIQPWDRSMMGQIEKALMKSDLGLTPSNDGQVIRLSIPPLSQERRVELTKMVHKRVEEDKIAIRNLRRDAQEHIKKLEKDKELSQDESKRAQDQLQKLTDSYTQKAEMLGKDKEQELLSG
- the htrA gene encoding HtrA protease/chaperone protein — encoded protein: MKTWLLSVILALLLVGTAVNGGLLLQTNADLNNTATDLSALENANTALQATFDQQQAQTAALQTSIIALQAAVSEPGSASVGTDFTKLVQKIEPSVVYIEVSDRFGPAGSGSGTIIRSDGFILTNQHVIDGATAITVRLMTGETFSATVVVSSADLDLAILKPTSSKTNLPAVTIGSSAAVVVGGEIITCGFPLGDELPGPATFNTGIVSAIRNMISQNTLNPSIKLDYIQMDADINPGNSGGGMFNQKGELIGVPAYGYDPGINFAIPIDAALNLIQSAYAK
- the htrA gene encoding HtrA protease/chaperone protein; translated protein: MKNSIAIVLVALIILANGAVAALRVDAVNGVDDQQTSITALESANSSLQNAIAALQTEQNQAALDVAALEALINEGSSGAVTTVPKYGALIAQIDPVVVKFTATGGLRGFGSGVIVTSNGYVLTVLHSVTGARNIKVTLNTGEQFDATIFATSDVATNLALLKINTTRTDLPFVNLGSMADLSTGQTVMAAGYPQSADLPGPATFTIGIVSALRTATDFNYIQSDAPIAPGSGGGGLFTLDGKVVGIAANAEPDTNGIFEFIPIDLAASLLENAT
- the drrC gene encoding ABC transporter permease DrrC (PROBABLE DAUNORUBICINDIMtransPORT integral membrane protein ABC transPORTER DRRC), with translation MQALSNVLTMAYRGLLKVRHSPEQLADVIFQPILFTLMFTYLFGGAVAGNVHAYLPIIIPGILAQGILTGSVATGVQLREDMDKGVFDRFKSLPIARIAPLAGPLVADMIRYAIVTVLTFAMGYLIGFRPEAGFGSVLGASVFVIAFAWCISWIFAFLGVISRNAAAVQGISLLVMFPLTFLSNAFVPVDTLPGFLRWFVNVNPVSHLITAVREIVNQGVISHDFGLSILGALVVLAVFVPITVRTYMRKA
- a CDS encoding ABC transporter, which gives rise to MAGQDNNPSLAIEAQGLVKIFGDNRAVDGIDLRVPTGSIYGVLGPNGAGKTTTIRMLATLLKPDAGSATIFGHDVQKEAHIVRQLIGVTGQYASVDEALSATENLVVFSRLLGLSGKEARKKAAELLEEFGLTEAANRPLSKYSGGMRRKLDLAASLISQPPLIFLDEPTTGLDPRTRNQMWSTIRQLVANGSTVLLTTQYLDEADQLADRIAVIDRGQVIAEGTPRELKASVGLASLELKLSDKGKDLEARSIISTVLDVESYLSVQGLITAPMSNPDRITDVLFALRNADIHLAEVSVKTPTLDEVFLAITGHTSTTDAQKSEGSNNGH
- a CDS encoding transcriptional regulator PadR family, with the protein product MFDPRFGGLDAGFERHGNPFERRTRLFKKGDMKYVILELLKDKSSHGYELTTELEDRFHGLYSPSAGSVYPVLQLLEDMGYVTSNAEDGKKVYTITDTGRKFLEEQKETIEKIGERLRGWWGSADKEHLHDFREAMSSFHELHHVIGRIASRKDPTKIARVNEILSKTLKELEQI
- a CDS encoding glutaredoxin-like protein yields the protein MADNTRLYGTTWCPHTRRSRAIMDRQKVVYTWFDIEEDREACAFVEQVNRGDRSVPTIVFPDGTVLVEPDDNALVEKCQGLRP
- a CDS encoding endoribonuclease L-PSP — its product is MVKEVIHTELAPKAIGPYSQAVKAGSMLFTSGQLPINPATGEVSGDIGVQTRQVLDNLKAVVEAAGGTMADVVKATVFITDLSGFVAMNEVYAEYFPVKPPARSTVEISGLAKNALVEIEVVAVLG